GTAAAGATGTTCACTAAACAATGTATACATTGGTGGAACGTCAAATGAACAACATCTCAGGTCTgtccacaaaggcttatgggatttaccgaaaaggagAATTAGTTCTATAATAAAATTCCAGTGATTTGGTCTGTTGTACATCTATAGGTAAATTAATGTAAGTTAATGATAATGCATAGATCAGCAAAATTAGGCTGCCACACAATTATTACAGAGTTTCATCTTATGAAagttgttttgcaatatttttgaataataatGTTCTGTTTTACTTTTGTTTGTTGTAGTACTTCCCATGCTGAAATGTTGAAGGAATGTGTTCGAGATGCCATCATACAACAGAACAAAGCAATATTAGGATCAGACAGGTGAATCTACAGCTTTTATTTAGAACAAATTATCTACCAgctactttttaaaataatgaaagaaGTTACACCTATCACATTGTATTTTTTGCAGTAATGTTGCCCATTCATGAAAGCCCTCATAAATGCTTATTTACATCTGACACACTTATTCTGTTACCAAATACCATGGTACCTTGTTATCCTTTATAATGTATGAATGTCCGGGTCAGCTAGTTGTTCCCAAGGGGTGttaattcaaattgagaaaaatgggtGTTATTCTAAGTGCCATTATTCCAAAAATTTTGGTATGGGTTAGAGTTAAGGGAAtgagttagggttagagttattcTTAGGGTTTTGCTCAGTTTGGCTTAACACCCATTCAGAATTAATGGATAGGAACTTGAAAATCTTGTGATGATCCAACTGGAGATGAAGTCAATTTCTAGTTTGTGATATAATATCATTAATATGTGTTACAAGACTTGCGTTTGAAGCAAACAAACTCTACCTTTCAGTGCAAATTTATGTTGTTCATTTATTCTTCCTGTTGAGGGTATCTGAAATGTCAACAAAGAAATGAATGTACACAGTTGTTCTTTACATGTACTTCGGCGATGTTCATGTTTCATTGTCAAATGTTATAGTAAAAGAAAATAGACAATGAAAGAATCATTTAATTCTTTTTATATAACTgatacaaagtttcttgtcatttgattggccaactactattgattatttctgctatttttagtgGCCAGCTGCAAAAGGACTGTTGTAATCCATGTCCGTGCAATAATCATTTTTCATAGTAATGCAGACAGACGTGTGAGCGTATAGCATGAGGTTTCCACGTCAACTCACCAATTAAAGGtgcgggtgttgcttctaaaataaatatgcatttagatatcttttgatttattttgttttcctggttattaataaaattaagtggaaaCAAGGGAACTTATATATGAGTTTatttacaaatattgaatgtttttattcgttcaatgaaAAGAATACTTCTatttggtgaaatatgaactgttccattcaactcggcaaagccttattgaatggaacagtccatatttatgaaaatattcttaccattgaactcataaacattcaatatttgtttaccATCTCCCTTCTACTTTATCATAATGTGACAGGCAATAGATATTCTGATTTACTCTTGAAGCAGATGTTTGTCAACAATCCAAAACTTCTCACagccatttcatttcatttcatttcatatttattcaaaataacattgtggcaaatagccaaattgcattactttttacaattttaaaacatcaaaattatttactattattacacataaatgttattaaaatataatattacaagaaataagcataagaaaaacataaaatattatattacacataattataaaagcttatctccacactcagcccatcacaccacactcacacacacccccactcgACTCCTAAGCACACCTCTTACTACCAAACACAGTGACCCCAAATAATACGcgccacacaccaaatcaaataagcaTCAAATAAGCATAAGAGAAACACAAATATTATATagcacataattatgaaagcaaaccCCTTAACTAATCTTATCGCCACACTTATCCTCACATACACACATCCCCTCACCCCCTCTTAAGCACACCTCTTACTTCCAAACACAATCACCCCaaataatacacacacacaccaaatCACCCCTATTCACACTTGTTAAACTGCATCATTGGGTGAAACAAAAGATCAATTATGTAACCGgcattgtatattttatatttcttttacatTGCAGTTTGCTTCCAATAGATATGTGTGACTGTGTATTAATAAATACATTCCCAGTTGATGCTGATGCCCATGTCAAGGACCAGAAACCTCACACAGTTAACCCTAATCTGACATGTCAGGTGCATTCTGTTAGATGTGGTCGATACCTAGCCAGTAAGATGAATAGGTTACTACTTGACCATTATGATTTGTCTATTACTATCATCACTGGCATCCCAATGAAGGTAGGTAACTTTTTGCTGGTCTGTCTGTTACCAGAAACCTCACACAGTTAACCCTAATCTGACATGCCAGGTGCATTCTGTTAGATGTGGTCGATACCTAGCCAGCAAGATGAATAGGTTACTACTTGACCATTATGATTTATCTATTACTATCATCACTGGCATCCCAATGAAGGTAGGTAACTTTTTGCTGGTGTGTCTGTTACCAGAAACCTCACACAGTTAACCCTAATCTGACATGTCAGGTGCATTCTGTTAGATGTGGTCGATACCTAGCCAGCAAGATGAATAGATTACTACTTGACCATTATGATTTGTCTATTACTATCATCACTGGCATCCCAATGAAGGTAGGTAACTTTTTGCTGGTCTGTCTGTTACCAGAAACCTCACACAGTTAACCCTAATCTGACATGTCAGGTGCATTCTGTTAGATGTGGTCGATACCTAGCCAGTAAGATGAATAGGTTACTACTTGACCATTATGATTTATCTATTACTATCATCACTGGCATCCCGATGAAGGTAGGTAGCTTGTTGCTGATCTGTCTGTTACCAGAAACCTCACACAGTTAACCCTAATCTGACATGTCAGGTGCATTCTGTTAGATGTGGTCGATACCTAGCCAGCAAGATGAATAGGTTACTACTTGACCATTATGATTTATCTATTACTATCATCACTGGCATCCCAATGAAGGTAGGTAACTTTTTGCTGGTGTGTCTGTTACCAGAAACCTCACACAGTTAACCCTAATCTGACATGTCAGGTGCATTCTGTTAGATGTGGTCGATACCTAGCCAGTAAGATGAATAGGTTACTACTTTTTGACCATTATGATTTGTCTATTACTATCATCACTGGCATCCCGATGAAGGTAGGTAGCTTGTTGCTGATCTGTCTGTTACCAGAAACCTCACACAGTTAACCCTAATCTGACATGCCAGGTGCATTCTGTTAGATGTGGTCGATACCTAGCCAGTAAGATGAATAGGTTACTACTTGACCATTATGATTTGTCTATTACTATCATCACTGGCATCCCAATGAAGGTAGGTAACTTGTTGCTGGTCTGTCTGTTACCAGAAACCTCACACAGTTAACCCTAATCTGACATGCCAGGTGCATTCTGTTAGATGTGGTCGATACCTAGCCAGTAAGATGAATAGGTTACTACTTGACCATTATGATTTGTCTATTACTATCATCACTGGCACCCCAATGAAGGTAGGTAGCTTGTTGCTGGTCTGTCTGTTACCAGAAACCTCACACAGTTAACCCTAATCTGACATGTCAGGTGCATTCTGTTAGATGTGGTCGATACCTAATGCCAGCAAGATGAATAGGTTACTACTTGACCATTATGATTTGTCTATTACTATCATCACTGGCATCCCAATGAAGGTAGGTAACTTTTTGCTGGTGTGTCTGTTACCAGAAACCTCACACAGTTAACCCTAATCTGACATGTCAGGTGCATTCTGTTAGATGTGGTCGATACCTAGCCAGTAAGATGAATAGGTTACTACTTGACCATTATGATTTGTCTATTACTATCATCACTGGCACCCCAATGAAGGTAGGTAGCTTGTTGCTGGTCTGTCTGTTACCAGAAACCTCACACAGTTAACCCTAATCTGACATGTCAGGTGCATTCTGTTAGATGTGGTCGATACCTAGCCAGTAAGATGAATAGGTTACTACTTGACCATTATGATTTGTCTATTACTATCATCACTGGCATCCCAATGAAGGTAGGTAGCTTGTTGCTGGTGTGTCTGTTACCAGAAACCTCACACAGTTAACCCTAATCTGACATGTCAGGTGCATTCTGTTAGATGTGGTCGATACCTAGCCAGTAAGATGAATAGGTTACTACTTGACCATTATGATTTGTCTATTACTATCATCACTGGCATCCCGATGAAGGTAGGTAGCTTGTTGCTGATCTGTCTGTTACCAGAAACCTCACACAGTTAACCCTAATCTGACATGCCAGGTGCATTCTGTTAGATGTGGTCGATACCTAGCCAGCAAGATGAATAGGTTACTACTTGACCATTATGATTTATCTATTACTATCATCACTGGCATCCCAATGAAGGTAGGTAACTTTTTGCTTGTCTGTCTGTTACCAGAAACCTCACACAGTTAACCCTAATCTGACATGCCAGGTGCATTCTGTTAGATGTGGTCGATACCTAGCCAGTAAGATGAATAGGTTACTACTTGACCATTATGATTTATCTATTACTATCATCACTGGCATCCCAATGAAGGTAGGTAACTTTTTGCTGGTCTGTCTGTTACCAGAAACCTCACACAGTTAACCCTAATCTGACATGTCAGGTGCATTCTGTTAGATGTGGTCGATACCTAGCCAGCAAGATGAATAGGTTACTACTTGACCATTATGATTTGTCTATTACTATCATCACTGGCATCCCAATGAAGGTAGGTAACTTTTTGCTGGTCTGTCTGTTACCAGAAACCTCACACAGTTAACCCTAATCTGACATGTCAGGTGCATTCTGTTAGATGTGGTCGATACCTAGCCAGCAAGATGAATAGGTTACTACTTGACCATTATGATTTGTCTATTACTATCATCACTGGCATCCCAATGAAGGTAGGTAACTTTTTGCTTGTCTGTCTGTTACCAGAAACCTCACACAGTTAACCCTAATCTGACATGCCAGGTGCATTCTGTTAGATGTGGTCGATACCTAGCCAGTAAGATGAATAGGTTACTACTTGACCATTATGATTTATCTATTACTATCATCACTGGCACCCCAATGAAGGTAGGTAGCTTGTTGCTGGTCTGTCTGTTACCAGAAACCTCACACAGTTAACCCTAATCTGACGTGCCAGGTGCATTCTGTTAGATGTGGTCGATACCTAGCCAGCAAGATGAATAGGTTACTACTTGACCATTATGATTTATCTATTACTATCATCACTGGCATCCCAATGAAGGTAGGTAGCTTGTTGCTGGTCTGTCTGTTACCAGAAACCTCACACAGTTAACCCTAATCTGACATGTCAGGTGCATTCTGTTAGATGTGGTCGATACCTAGCCAGTAAGATGAATAGGTTACTACTTGACCATTATGATTTATCTATTACTATCATCACTGGCATCCCAATGAAGGTAGGTAACTTTTTGCTGGTCTGTCTGTTACCAGAAACCTCACACAGTTAACCCTAATCTGACATGTCAGGTGCATTCTGTTAGATGTGGTCGATACCTAGCCAGTAAGATGAATAGGTTACTACTTGACCATTATGATTTATCTATTACTATCATCACTGGCATCCCAATGAAGGTAGGTAACTTTTTGCTGGTGTGTCTGTTACCAGAAACCTCACACAGTTAACCCTAATCTGACATGTCAGGTGCATTCTGTTAGATGTGGTCGATACCTAGCCAGTAAGATGAATAGGTTACTACTTGACCATTATGATTTATCTATTACTATCATCACTGGCATCCCAATGAAGGTAGGTAACTTTTTGCTGGTCTGTCTGTTACCAGAAACCTCACACAGTTAACCCTAATCTGACATGTCAGGTGCATTCTGTTAGATGTGGTCGATACCTAGCCAGCAAGATGAATAGGTTACTACTTGACCATTATGATTTATCTATTACTATCATCACTGGCATCCCAATGAAGGTAGGTAACTTTTTGCTGGTGTGTCTGTTACCAGAAACCTCACACAGTTAACCCTAATCTGACATGCCAGGTGCATTCTGTTAGATGTGGTCGATACCTAGCCAGCAAGATGAATAGGTTACTACTTGACCATTATGATTTATCTATTACTATCATCACTGGCATCCCAATGAAGGTAGGTAACTTTTTGCTGGTGTGTCTGTTACCAGAAACCTCACACAGTTAACCCTAATCTGACATGTCAGGTGCATTCTGTTAGATGTGGTCGATACCTAGCCAGTAAGATGAATAGGTTACTACTTGACCATTATGATTTATCTATTACTATCATCACTGGCATCCCAATGAAGGTAGGTAACTTTTTGCTGGTCTGTCTGTTACCAGAAACCTCACACAGTTAACCCTAATCTGACATGTCAGGTGCATTCTGTTAGATGTGGTCGATACCTAGCCAGCAAGATGAATAGGTTACTACTTGACCATTATGATTTATCTATTACTATCATCACTGGCATCCCAATGAAGGTAGGTAACTTTTTGCTGGTCTGTCTGTTACCAGAAACCTCACACAGTTAACCCTAATCTGACATGTCAGGTGCATTCTGTTAGATGTGGTCGATACCTAGCCAGTAAGATGAATAGGTTACTACTTGACCATTATGATTTGTCTATTACTATCATCACTGGCATCCCGATGAAGGTAGGTAACTTTTTGCTGGTGTGTCTGTTACCAGAAACCTCACACAGTTAACCCTAATCTGACATGTCAGGTGCATTCTGTTAGATGTGGTCGATACCTAGCCAGCAAGATGAATAGGTTACTACTTGACCATTATGATTTATCTATTACTATCATCACTGGCATCCCAATGAAGGTAGGTAACTTTTTGCTGGTGTGTCTGTTACCAGAAACCTCACACAGTTAACCCTAATCTGACATGTCAGGTGCATTCTGTTAGATGTGGTCGATACCTAGCCAGTAAGATGAATAGGTTACTACTTGACCATTATGATTTATCTATTACTATCATCACTGGCATCCCAATGAAGGTAGGTAACTTTTTGCTGGTGTGTCTGTTACCAGAAACCTCACACAGTTAACCCTAATCTGACATGCCAGGTGCATTCTGTTAGATGTGGTCGATACCTAGCCAGTAAGATGAATAGGTTACTACTTGACCATTATGATTTATCTATTACTATCATCACTGGCATCCCAATGAAGGTAGGTAGCTTGTCTGTCTGTttatatactatgatcagcttgtaataggcgagaattatatTATGCCTGTGTAAATTCACAAGAGGACGCGTCGGTCAAGCAATACGCAAAACGCTGTTAGAGTAGGTGGCATGGTGTACCAAGCTGTTTGTACGATATTCTATACTAGCAATACGCAAAACGCGGTTAGCGTAGGTGGTGCGCCAATCTGTTTGTACGCTATTCTATATCAGTCTACGATATTATGAGTCCCACCTGAGTGATTAAATCATTCAATCATGTTACACAGTGATTCATCAGAAATTAACAACAATGCAACCACACATCCACATGCTTTTATATCCTGAGGGCAGCTAAAgagtggtataaaaatatgcAGATGCGTCAGGTGCAAAGTTGTTAATTTGTGATGAACCACTGTATAATATGATTAAATCTTGGACACTTGATTTGGAATGTTCTCCATTACCTTGTGATGAGagttttgatttttgaccaatgaaCTGATTTGCTCTATACAAGATGGCAATACACAATTTAGGTAAACAATGGTCAAATCTGTACCTAACAATGGTCAAATCTGTACCTATTGTGGCAAATCAGGAAAATGTATCATACATGACACCACAACAGATTTTTCATCAGTTTGTATCACATTATTTTGAAAGGACTTCTTACCAATTACACACAAGAGAATGGGTGGTGTTATATTAGAAAATTGCATATGTAGTTttaaataattgttacaaaacaaTACTAACTtgcaaatttgtttaaatgttttgtCCATTTCACCTCTTCATAGGAGGAGCAGAATGCCAGTAGTTCAGCCAACTATGATGTTGATCTCTTGCATCACAAAAGTGCCCATGTTGAAATCCACAAGTTGGAAGAGTTACAACAGTTGTCTTCTGCTGCTGAGGCTGCTGCTAATGGCAGCAGTACTGCAGGAACATCTAGTGGTAATTCAGCTGCATCAGCACCTGCTAAATCAGATGGCAATCAGAGTGTACTGTTGAAATGGTGTCAACCAAGGGCTACATCTGGGGGTAAGTTGGATGCTTAGGACTTCTTGGTCTGTTGATTATAGAAGTGACAGCTGGGGATAGTTTAGGAATGATGATGGAAATCATAGTACTTCTTAAATGGTGTCAACTTAGCTTCATCTAGTGGTAGTAAGTATCCTGTAGTCAGTGAAGTAGCATAGGGGGGGTGGGCAGAGTGTACCCttgacaaaaattgaaagaaaaaagtgcccttctgacaaaaaaatgaaagagaaaatctggagggcaaaggaaaagatcACCCtgttcatgggccaaaatagtgtaaaacaccctgttcatgggccaaaatagtgtaaaatacaaaatgtttgcacgctgtgcACGCACATTGTCACAGTAAAGTCCTTTTTCATCCCGATCAGGGGCAAAAAATAGTGTAACATCGTCTCtcttaaaaacaaaaccggtatgtattgtatgatgcaactgcaattttttttgtctgtgctctctaaattttattttgcccccccgaccaagaaagctggctacgcccctgagtcAGTGGCACCACCTACCTGTTCAGTCCTATTGAGAGCTAGAAGTATTCCATTGTCCATTTACTTAGATCAGTGCAGTCAAGAGAATGACACCAGATCTTGCAACCCactgccggcatccactactcaaaatattggacatgcctgtcgtctatcacacggtagaggatagtaaaaacacaaaaattttaGTCTCTAAATCAGACTGTAATGTTTGCCCCTTTTCTTGTTTTACAGAATTATTGTATTGCACAGGGACCTACAGAATATCACCTGGTGATGTAAGTATCAGTATATATTCTGGATGCCTTTTGCTATACATCTTGCAAAACCTTTATGGCCTTAACATGCTTTGTTTTACAGGTTTTATCTGAACACATGGGCCCCTAAACATTTAAAATCATACTAGGATACAACTGTAATGTGAATTGCTCTAATTACATTACAAAGTACATATCACCAGTATTAACTACATTAAATCAAGAACAACTTTATAGTATTTATGTACAACTGAATCTCATTAGTTTTAAACACCAGTATCACTTCATGTAGCAGTAACACATAAAAGTAACACTGCATTTCCTTCAGTTTAACTAATGTAATAATATGCAAAATGGGGAAATATCCATCAGAGCTCTGGTACTTTATTAACATGTTTGTGTCAATATAACAGACCACACTTGATGAAGTCATTTCTTTGTTCTCTATATTTTGTTCATTACTAAAATCCACTATTATTCCTACTTACGCAGGTGAATAGCAGACCATCCCTGTGCCTAACAAACTTTTTACTAAATGGACGTCAAGTCATGTTGGAGCAGCCACGCAAACTAGGCACCAAAGTCACATCTCACATGCTAGCCAGTCATGGCGGTGAGATCTTCTTACATAGTCTATCTACAGTCAGGTCACAATTAGAGGATCCACCATCAATCAGTGAGGGATGTGGAGGCAGGGTTACTGATTATAGGATCACTGATTTTGGAGAGTTTATGAGAGAGAATAGGCTTGCACCATGTCAAGAAATGCCTGAAATGGAGGAGGAGCCAGCAATAGATAGAGGTAAGATGATTGACATCAAATGAGAATGAAAGTATGTTTGACAATTAAAACAGACATATAACATACACTGTCCATGTTTTCTTTTCACCtgcgacaacaacaacaaacatgattattgtaagaccaatctattgtaatgtttttgtggagggtgtctgccttttgtctctttcgtcaaaaaaaattctgctgcagTGCCTGAGCACGAAATTAATGGTGCCTTACATCCCCATGGGTAAGATTTGTGCACATgacaggcagtggcgtagccagggggctgGGGGAATCCCCCCAcccacagaaaattttcagggatgaaatggggatggcaaagagtaaagtgtcataaaatgactaaaaatgggacaaagaGTAACAAATGGgggcaaaaatttggctttgcccctcaaCACTAAAAGGCTGGCTATGCTGCTGAGGTCAAGTATATCGTTTGTTGTGCCATCTTGTTGTGGATGTCACTTGTGGTTGTTTGAGATTGTATatcattatttatgtttttggtgtgttttatcTCAACAGCCAAATCACAACTAGAAAGAATGACCAGACACTGGCCAATGGTCATAAGTGATACCATTATTTTCAACATGCCAACAGTGagtatttatattaaaggatatTTAATCATATGAATAatagaaaattaaaaacaaattagtcCTTCTTTTAATAAAAGTTCttcataacaataacaaactgcATAAGATTTGTAAGCAATGAGTCTGTTTATTATGGTCAAGTTGGGCTTTGTGCATGTTGGGGTGCTCttgtaaacatgtaaaatatggAGAGCACATGAGATATTGATGTATAACAGCAGACACTCAGGAATGCACTCATCCTCACTTGCTGGGCAGTATTATTGAATCAAAAATAGCATAAAAACTCTGTATAAACATCGGCCACAGTGAGGGGTATTTGGTCTGTCCGTACTCGTCGTTTAGAGTCTGCGATATGGGAAATACAACTTGAATGTGTGTGTTTCTAGTAAGAGTGTATCGCTGTTGGCATGTGGCAATTGGTTATACAGCTGTGTGCGGTGTGTGGGGGCGTGTGTGTGGAAAGATGCGCTAACACTTACCAAGGTTTACCCCAATTCAAAAATAAGTAGTTTGTTGTTACGTCTACTTATTTACGATGTGGCACATATTTGTAATGCATTTCTTGACTATGTAACAGGTAGTGAAATATTCCTTCTGATTGCAATGTAATTTATGTGAAGGAAACCAGGTTTGGTGATAAAGGATAACCCTGACACCCAACACCAATTACAATTTGTACTTGCTTGCAGACTATAGAACCATTACAATCACTGATAACCAAGCCTGTGTTAGATGATATGGAAGTACTAGATTGCAAGAAAGTCATCTATCATTTAGTCAGCATGGAATCCAAAAATGAATCTTTACCAGTGCCTTCAATTGGATTCAGAGGAAAGGGACCAAAGAAGTAAGTACTATAGAACCATTACAATCACTGATAACCAAGCCTGTGTTAGATGATATGGAAGTACTAGATTGCAAGAAAGTCATCTATCATTTAGTCAGCATGGAATCCAAGAATGAATCTTTACCAGTGCCTTCAATTGGATTCAGAGGAAAGGGACCAAAGAAGTAAGTACTATAGAATTATAGAACGGCTCACTTTATCAGTTTTACCATTCCAGTGCTGTTGATCTGAATTGATTTCTCTTTTAATAATGTAGAATATCATTTACGTAAAATTGCCATGTTATTAGGCCTTGAAATGAATCTTTTCAGGGCACTCATTTTGAGGCTGCCACAGTTGTCAGGTCAATAATAATGaaacaatcaagcaaaatgaggaaTGGAAACTTTGAAACttggcattcattcattcattcatgagaTTATTTTTACAAAGACCACCTCGATTCCAAGGACCAacaaattaattttcaagtaccttatacatacaaaaacaaaaaagtcaaaatttctgcaactttatttaattttagcctgtttttggtacAGTTCATGATGTCTGATTTGATGAATCAGGAATGGTGTGATTTCCTTGGCAACTGATATGACCAAAGTTAATTTTGCATTCATTAGGGGTCTCTATAACATTCTTTGACTGTTTCAAAAGACTTGGTTTTGAAGTTACAAAACTTAACGAAAGAGCCTCACGATGTGGCGCACATGTATCTTTCCATTAAGTGGGCACACCACAATAAACATCCTATTGAAATACActgaaaaatacaagaaagtTTGTTTTCGACCCTTATACAGGGGACAGAATcatgcatcgcacactagcacaattaaacatgaaattacaatggaaacataacatgcataggaaGATAAACCAAAGAAAAAACTCTGGAAATACCTGCGGgtgtggggaattgaaccccagacctctcgcttgcggTGCAAGCACACTATTCACTGTGTGATTCTTCTTTCATGTGTAGCAAttgatatatatacatgtatattgtaatTCACAGAGATGAGCAATACAGACAGATGTGGTCGGAGATGGAGGTCCTAGTAAGAGCAGCCAGCACAACATCACCAGCACATCAACAAGTACTAGAATGTCTACTAGATTGCAGGAAACCTGCCTTAGATGACCCTAACAGGGGGTCAACTAAGAGGGCAGCGGAAAAGGTCATTGTCAAGGCTGAACCGGAAGTCATGATGCCACAGGATCTTTCTATGAAGTCAACTGTAGATAGGTATGGATTGCTTGACAGTACATTGTAGTTCAGTCGTAATACCCATATCATTCTAGCAATCACAGTGAGTGACTGGGAAATCACTAGTGATCAAATGCTGGTAAAGATTGTGATGCTACTAGCATTTCAGTTGTGGTTAGTGATATCGCTAGAAAGTTGTTTTGAAGCCAACTGGTTATGATTTGATGCTAGGCCTTGCTAGTGAGTGATTTCTGATAGACATATCAGCAAGGGCTTTTCTGACAAGTGACAGAGGTAACATCACAAGAAAACCATCACACTCCTTTTGACTGCTTTGTGTGATAAGGCCATTAAGGATGTAAATTTGCCAAGTTTTCTCTTGTGGTGTGATATGCAGCCAATACATAAACACACATAACAAGTTTTATATGCTTTCTTTACCAGCTATTCAGAGGTGCAATTGCTCTTAACATAGATGCTGTATTCAGTtcaggtagtcattgtgacgtcaatgcctccatcttgtgggtacggagtgccttgttgctaagaacacagcgttgacgcttgactgaagaggtgcgtcacgcaCTACGACTTCCGCGTAATTCGAAGGCGTAATGTCAGTATTCACAAGATGGCGGaacccgcggaaaaggctgacggcctctatatgtTGTACAGCAAGACAATAAAGTAATGAAATACACAGCAGGGTagaagaagaaaaataacaaaacagtACCAATATGTTATAACATTCATGAAACATGTTGATGAATTTTCATACGAAGTGGTATGACATAATAAAGGGTGATTTTTAAGACTACGCTACAATCCACTCACGAAATTGCTTTCACTGGCTCAGCTGGCTTCTTCAGCAGATCATATTACTCTGAATATCATTTGTTGCTTAGTGATATTCTTGAGGCACCTTTGTTGACATCACATATGTTCCAGTCCCCCTTAGTTCAACAAAATTCCTAGCAACAAAAG
The Amphiura filiformis chromosome 3, Afil_fr2py, whole genome shotgun sequence DNA segment above includes these coding regions:
- the LOC140148409 gene encoding integrator complex subunit 13-like → MSYPASYKTVFVIDHSPFFAESCNQPIEYDLISKSRTQGVIPLAPLSKSLWTCSMEAIVEYCRVVYDVYPTGKHISLIASDSEARPITSWNQEEQNVAPILASLAKLGPPNRDADTTDCSIIHGLAAAVEQLSEPTDGQQQIRNALMEDSEERIQNTGRIICITCIKSTSHAEMLKECVRDAIIQQNKAILGSDSLLPIDMCDCVLINTFPVDADAHVKDQKPHTVNPNLTCQVHSVRCGRYLASKMNRLLLDHYDLSITIITGIPMKEEQNASSSANYDVDLLHHKSAHVEIHKLEELQQLSSAAEAAANGSSTAGTSSGNSAASAPAKSDGNQSVLLKWCQPRATSGELLYCTGTYRISPGDVNSRPSLCLTNFLLNGRQVMLEQPRKLGTKVTSHMLASHGGEIFLHSLSTVRSQLEDPPSISEGCGGRVTDYRITDFGEFMRENRLAPCQEMPEMEEEPAIDRAKSQLERMTRHWPMVISDTIIFNMPTTIEPLQSLITKPVLDDMEVLDCKKVIYHLVSMESKNESLPVPSIGFRGKGPKKDEQYRQMWSEMEVLVRAASTTSPAHQQVLECLLDCRKPALDDPNRGSTKRAAEKVIVKAEPEVMMPQDLSMKSTVDRNPSVAKVGVEFARISRNGMEQPPIKKQRVSVTEAIGKHGRGPQSLLSLWSNRMNALHSTKHVEFAGRAESGDSCIAKLYTTTHNAEQNDNGTNDNGKGVINKKERT